TCTCGGCGACGCCGAGCTCCTTGAGCTGGGGGATGTCGTCGTCGGGGATGATGCCGCCGCCGAAGACCACGATGTCGGCAGCGTCGCGCTCGCGCAGCAGCTCGACGATCTTGGCGCACAGCGTCATGTGCGCACCGGAGAGGATCGACAGGCCGATGCCGTCGGCGTCCTCCTGGATCGCGGTGTCGACGATCTGCTCCGGGGTCTGGTGCAGGCCG
This genomic interval from Streptacidiphilus rugosus AM-16 contains the following:
- a CDS encoding cobalamin B12-binding domain-containing protein, whose translation is MGVSGPIRVVVAKPGLDGHDRGAKVIARALRDAGMEVIYTGLHQTPEQIVDTAIQEDADGIGLSILSGAHMTLCAKIVELLRERDAADIVVFGGGIIPDDDIPQLKELGVAEIFTPGTPTRDVVSWVEANLRAGATA